A portion of the Drosophila sechellia strain sech25 chromosome 2R, ASM438219v1, whole genome shotgun sequence genome contains these proteins:
- the LOC6609830 gene encoding uncharacterized protein LOC6609830 encodes MTLWWMINGLLILWTVSVGSKKSNYEVRFESIDALNGSTETLFLYQLRLLGRNRMINGSLIFLEDLDDTFDVLFESHAFKNGYWVKGIVNAATKPCEFFTRYYISYFRIISPESNLPTTGAEVCPFRKGTYYVKNGVVSTEDWPPIVFKGLNRYTISYLKNGESTGGVQFAISITETVI; translated from the exons ATGACTCTTTGGTGGATGATAAATGGTCTTTTGATCCTGTGGACAGTATCAGTG ggCTCAAAGAAAAGCAACTATGAAGTCCGCTTTGAGTCGATAGATGCCTTGAACGGCAGTACCGAAACCCTTTTCCTATACCAGCTACGATTGCTCGGCAGAAACCGCATGATAAATGgaagtcttattttcttagAAGATTTGGACGATACGTTCGACGTCCTTTTCGAATCCCACGCATTCAAGAATGGTTATTGGGTCAAGGGAATCGTGAACGCCGCCACCAAGCCATGCGAATTTTTCACTCGCTACTACATTTCCTATTTCCGAATAATATCGCCCGAATCGAATTTACCCACTACCGGTGCTGAAGTTTGTCCTTTTCGAAAGGGTACATATTATGTGAAAAACGGCGTTGTTTCTACCGAAGATTGGCCACCCATTGTCTTCAAGGGTCTTAACAGATACACCATTTCGTATCTAAAAAATGGCGAAAGTACTGGGGGAGTTCAGTTTGCAATTAGTATAACAGAAACTGTCATATAG
- the LOC6609835 gene encoding uncharacterized protein LOC6609835 — translation MQVESSYPKYAGRVPPLDLTQVNGGQDLWGGGGGGSNASARRHLHHPYQMLDKCRGGVTLISASSATSSTTSSDDNNNRLMSADDGTTSLLHPLGSDGLPLDPRDWTRADVWKWLINMAVSEGLEVTAELPQKFPMNGKALCLMSLDMYLCRVPVGGKMLYRDFRVRLARAMALLS, via the coding sequence ATGCAAGTGGAATCGAGCTATCCCAAATACGCCGGACGTGTGCCACCTTTGGATCTCACCCAGGTGAACGGAGGCCAGGATCTGTggggcggcggtggtggcggcAGTAACGCATCCGCCAGGCGCCATCTGCATCATCCCTATCAAATGCTAGACAAGTGCCGCGGCGGAGTAACCCTGATCAGTGCATCATCCGCCACCTCatccaccacctcctccgACGACAATAACAATCGACTGATGAGCGCTGATGACGGCACCACCAGTCTGCTGCATCCCTTGGGCTCCGATGGTCTGCCTCTGGATCCCCGCGATTGGACGCGAGCGGATGTCTGGAAGTGGCTCATCAACATGGCCGTATCCGAGGGATTGGAGGTCACCGCCGAACTGCCACAGAAATTCCCCATGAACGGCAAGGCATTGTGCCTGATGAGCCTCGATATGTACCTGTGCCGAGTTCCCGTGGGCGGCAAGATGCTCTACCGCGACTTCCGGGTGCGACTCGCCCGAGCAATGGCCCTGCTATCATAG
- the LOC6609832 gene encoding UBX domain-containing protein 6, which produces MSKIKKFFSRKKAEAAFKLNLSGSGMGTGHKLNSPKQETPSSSSRQKYEAYVPPKRNEISNEARAAASAALARIDKKTSRDFNTSLSAVKAQAKRELEAERRQREEAMGTASTTSTSTSASGGDTRNLACEGVFFRCPLISEEILPKSVWKVRIKEFLYQQLEADRGLTACLIIYNCNVKEKADECIATLIRYLENLIKNPEEEKFCKIRMSNKIFSEKVRYVEGALDVLQAAGFNEVQIDDEPFLLWTKEQIEKDLDLPTLVEALKSSEIIPLELDRNIKVLLPSQARRVVLPDEFYRLSPEEIKKEQQLRTEAIAQSQMLRTKAMREREEQRNLRMYRYALVRVKFPNGLFIQGTFNVYEKIADVFEFVQSCLADESLDFSLVSNSEGKLGDEDLEKTLYDCKLIPNALLLFSANDVPAPLQTDINYLKEDLLMLVQAM; this is translated from the exons ATGTCCAAGATTAAGAAGTTCTTTTCGCGGAAGAAGGCGGAGGCTGCCTTTAAG CTCAATTTAAGTGGCAGCGGCATGGGCACTGGCCACAAGCTGAATTCCCCCAAACAGGAGACTCCTTCAAGTAGTTCCCGCCAAAAGTACGAGGCCTATGTGCCACCAAAGCGAAATGAAATAAGTAACGAGGCCAGGGCAGCTGCAAGTGCAGCACTGGCGCGCATTGACAAGAAAACATCCAGGGATTTCAATACCTCGCTGTCGGCGGTGAAGGCTCAGGCTAAAAGAGAGCTGGAGGCAGAGCGTCGCCAGAGGGAGGAAGCCATGGGCACGGCATCTACGACCAGCACATCCACATCGGCTTCCGGCGGCGACACTCGCAACCTGGCCTGCGAGGGCGTCTTCTTCCGATGCCCCCTAATCAGCGAGGAGATTCTACCCAAGAGCGTGTGGAAGGTTCGCATCAAAGAGTTCCTCTATCAGCAGCTGGAGGCAGATCGCGGCCTCACCGCCTGTCTGATCATCTACAATTGCAATGTCAAGGAGAAGGCCGACGAGTGCATTGCCACGCTAATCCGATATCTGGAGAATCTTATCAAGAATCCCGAGGAGGAGAAGTTCTGCAAGATACGAATGTCCAACAAAATCTTTAGTGAGAAGGTGCGCTACGTGGAAGGTGCCCTGGATGTTTTGCAAGCAGCAGGCTTCAACGAGGTCCAGATCGATGACGAACCCTTCCTTCTGTGGACTAAGGAGCAGATAGAGAAGGATCTCGACTTGCCCACACTAGTGGAAGCTCTCAAGAGCTCGGAAATTATTCCCCTGGAGCTGGATCGCAACATTAAGGTCCTACTTCCGTCACAGGCACGTCGTGTCGTCCTACCCGACGAGTTCTATCGCCTGTCGCCGGAGGAGATCAAGAAAGAGCAACAGCTGCGAACCGAGGCCATTGCCCAGTCACAGATGCTGCGGACAAAGGCGATGCGGGAGCGCGAGGAGCAGCGCAATTTGCGCATGTATCGATACGCTTTAGTCAGGGTTAAATTTCCCAATGGACTCTTTATACAA GGCACTTTCAATGTGTACGAAAAAATAGCCGATGTGTTCGAGTTTGTGCAATCTTGCCTGGCGGACGAAAGCCTGGATTTCAGCTTGGTGTCCAACAGCGAAGGCAAACTAGGCGATGAGGACTTGGAAAAGACACTGTATGACTGCAA ACTCATTCCCAACGCTCTGCTGCTGTTTAGCGCAAATGACGTGCCCGCTCCCTTGCAAACGGATATAAACTACTTAAAGGAAGACCTTCTAATGCTGGTGCAGGCTATGTAG
- the LOC6609831 gene encoding protein N-terminal asparagine amidohydrolase isoform X1, whose amino-acid sequence MVLVLNGVLQDDCPMDTNSLFLQHPVYRDYAQQLHSIQAKSVGPVGLLYVGQREMAASAPHDKHVNIIGADDATTCIIVVVRHSGSGAVALAHFDGSGVDEAVCTMVSRVQELAVGYPEGRIELQLIGGYRDAKGYGEDVFFSIMQSFHNHLLEIDLTQACVGELNTMMRGEINCPIIYGVGVNIKTGEIFPASFPDRGPDRELRDARIFMGAQSVLDIYDSSLGMLRIGPFNYDPLRGADLWLSQTDEFLLQHLSSSPDVEPPHFAPQTRATIRFIQENQFPAVTVFRDNRPRYFRRDDATGFWVLVRY is encoded by the exons ATGGTGCTCGTGCTGAATGGTGTGCTGCAGGACGACTGCCCCATGGACACCAACAGCCTGTTCCTGCAGCATCCCGTTTACAGAGACTACGCCCAGCAGCTGCACTCCATCCAGGCCAAGTCGGTGGGTCCGGTGGGTCTGCTCTACGTGGGTCAGCGGGAGATGGCCGCCTCCGCGCCGCACGACAAGCACGTCAACATCATCGGTGCCGACGATGCCACCACCTGTATTATCGTCGTGGTCCGGCACTCCG GATCTGGTGCTGTGGCCCTGGCACACTTCGATGGCAGCGGCGTGGACGAGGCTGTGTGCACCATGGTGTCGCGGGTTCAGGAGCTGGCCGTCGGCTATCCGGAGGGTCGCATCGAGTTGCAGCTTATTGGTGGCTATCGGGATGCCAAAGGATACGGCGAGGACGTATTCTTCAGCATTATGC AATCATTCCACAATCACCTACTCGAGATCGATCTGACGCAGGCTTGCGTGGGCGAGCTAAACACCATGATGCGCGGCGAGATCAACTGCCCCATCATCTATGGAGTGGGCGTGAACATCAAGACTGGTGAGATCTTTCCGGCCTCCTTTCCAGACCGAGGACCCGACCGGGAACTACGCGATGCTCGCATCTTCATGGGCGCACAGTCG GTTCTGGATATATACGACTCCTCGCTGGGCATGCTACGCATTGGACCCTTCAACTACGATCCATTGCGCGGCGCTGATCTGTGGCTATCCCAAACGGATGAGTTTCTGCTGCAGCACCTGTCCTCCAGTCCAGACGTGGAGCCGCCTCACTTTGCGCCTCAG ACGCGTGCCACCATTAGGTTTATACAGGAGAATCAGTTCCCCGCCGTCACCGTTTTCAGGGACAATCGGCCGCGCTACTTCCGGCGGGATGACGCCACGGGCTTTTGGGTGCTGGTTAGATATTAA
- the LOC6609833 gene encoding uncharacterized protein LOC6609833 — MSFNFYVESFNSTLQSIARQVEQFAGVALTAAVDLRGNLESLTGDFRWENGPIAFTDLQATLLKVLIVLLLGTCVLAGYSWSVYGQVITEKFVRPSTLKEIEELKLSVAKLKLPKEHSPRI; from the exons ATGAGTTTCAATTTCTACGTGGAATCGTTTAATTCAACGTTGCAGTCGATTGCGCGACAAGTGGAGCAATTTGCTGGCGTTGCACTGACGGCAGCCGTCGATCTGCGCGGAAATCTGGAATCCTTGACCGGTGACTTTCGTTGGGAAAACGGACCCATTGCCTTCACCGATCTGCAGGCGACGCTGCTGAAGGTGCTCATCGTGCTGCTTCTGGGCACCTGCGTACTAGCCGGCTATTCGTGGTCCGTTTACGGCCAAGTCATTACGGAGAAGTTTGTCAGGCCAA GCACCCTCAAGGAAATCGAGGAGCTTAAATTGTCGGTGGCCAAGTTGAAGCTGCCCAAGGAACACTCGCCGCGCATTTAG
- the LOC6609834 gene encoding uncharacterized protein LOC6609834: MQANNGFIKSTSFIPVKIYQSVSSLYMTCISKLPRDSIQPECDQGLVIEQALVSSVDSTLRPLDYQKRQREARKILLKSQENLLKQMHHSQILTDSESNLTDDDEDAKSREPVRLKSTILLNEYRKLYEAPKQTELNYIVSIEEIVQNLWLILRLVIVACSVYALIHHDYFLSKIGKTYL; this comes from the exons ATGCAGGCCAACAATGGTTTTATTAAGAG CACCAGTTTCATACCCGTAAAAATCTATCAGTCGGTCAGTTCGCTATATATGACCTGCATATCGAAGTTGCCACGGGACTCCATTCAGCCGGAGTGTGATCAGGGTTTGGTGATCGAACAGGCCCTGGTTTCGTCCGTGGATTCGACTCTTCGTCCTTTGGACTACCAGAAAAGGCAGCGAGAGGCGCGTAAGATTCTTCTGAAATCTCAGGAGAATCTCCTTAAACAAATGCACCACAGCCAGATACTTACGGATTCTGAGAGTAACCTCACAGATGACGACGAAGATGCGAAATCCAGGGAGCCAGTGCGTCTCAAGTCGACTATATTGCTAAACGAATACCGAAAACTGTACGAAGCGCCGAAACAAACTGAACTTAATTATATCGTATCTATTGAGGAAATTG TTCAAAATTTATGGCTTATACTACGGCTCGTGATTGTGGCTTGCAGTGTATATGCTTTGATCCATCATGACTATTTTCTATCGAAGATCGGCAAAACGTATCTTTGA
- the LOC6609831 gene encoding protein N-terminal asparagine amidohydrolase isoform X2 codes for MVLVLNGVLQDDCPMDTNSLFLQHPVYRDYAQQLHSIQAKSVGPVGLLYVGQREMAASAPHDKHVNIIGADDATTCIIVVVRHSGSGAVALAHFDGSGVDEAVCTMVSRVQELAVGYPEGRIELQLIGGYRDAKGYGEDVFFSIMQSFHNHLLEIDLTQACVGELNTMMRGEINCPIIYGVGVNIKTGEIFPASFPDRGPDRELRDARIFMGAQSVLDIYDSSLGMLRIGPFNYDPLRGADLWLSQTDEFLLQHLSSSPDVEPPHFAPQTRATIRFIQENQFPAVTVFRDNRPRYFRRDDATGFWVLIQD; via the exons ATGGTGCTCGTGCTGAATGGTGTGCTGCAGGACGACTGCCCCATGGACACCAACAGCCTGTTCCTGCAGCATCCCGTTTACAGAGACTACGCCCAGCAGCTGCACTCCATCCAGGCCAAGTCGGTGGGTCCGGTGGGTCTGCTCTACGTGGGTCAGCGGGAGATGGCCGCCTCCGCGCCGCACGACAAGCACGTCAACATCATCGGTGCCGACGATGCCACCACCTGTATTATCGTCGTGGTCCGGCACTCCG GATCTGGTGCTGTGGCCCTGGCACACTTCGATGGCAGCGGCGTGGACGAGGCTGTGTGCACCATGGTGTCGCGGGTTCAGGAGCTGGCCGTCGGCTATCCGGAGGGTCGCATCGAGTTGCAGCTTATTGGTGGCTATCGGGATGCCAAAGGATACGGCGAGGACGTATTCTTCAGCATTATGC AATCATTCCACAATCACCTACTCGAGATCGATCTGACGCAGGCTTGCGTGGGCGAGCTAAACACCATGATGCGCGGCGAGATCAACTGCCCCATCATCTATGGAGTGGGCGTGAACATCAAGACTGGTGAGATCTTTCCGGCCTCCTTTCCAGACCGAGGACCCGACCGGGAACTACGCGATGCTCGCATCTTCATGGGCGCACAGTCG GTTCTGGATATATACGACTCCTCGCTGGGCATGCTACGCATTGGACCCTTCAACTACGATCCATTGCGCGGCGCTGATCTGTGGCTATCCCAAACGGATGAGTTTCTGCTGCAGCACCTGTCCTCCAGTCCAGACGTGGAGCCGCCTCACTTTGCGCCTCAG ACGCGTGCCACCATTAGGTTTATACAGGAGAATCAGTTCCCCGCCGTCACCGTTTTCAGGGACAATCGGCCGCGCTACTTCCGGCGGGATGACGCCACGGGCTTTTGGGTGCTG ATACAAGATTGA